In one window of Camelina sativa cultivar DH55 chromosome 15, Cs, whole genome shotgun sequence DNA:
- the LOC104748871 gene encoding uncharacterized protein LOC104748871, translating to MKGKYKGCLVAASGQDGNLQIYPLAFGVVEVENDAGWVWFLKNLSKFVPDEEDLVFVSDRHASIYSALAKVYPLAHHAACSVHLFRNVNHKFKSGGLANLVSKAGRAYTVGDFRYWWRQIEETKPECAEYLLKIGLPHWTLSHFPGNRYNLMSSNISESLNTAMQKAVDYPIVSMVELIRAMLMRWFWCRRTFAGKTRTRCTPEIEELLIDHLKESLNCAVNGATDWIYQVNDGIGCEFTVDLEKKHVLAGFLTYLWYLAVTLWLLVE from the coding sequence ATGAAGGGTAAGTACAAAGGCTGTTTGGTAGCAGCTAGTGGCCAGGATGGAAATTTGCAGATTTATCCACTGGCCTTTGGGGTAGTGGAAGTGGAGAATGATGCTGGGTGGGTGTGGTTTTTGAAGAATCTATCGAAATTTGTTCCAGATGAAGAAGACCTTGTTTTTGTATCTGATAGGCATGCTTCTATCTATTCTGCACTCGCAAAAGTATATCCTCTAGCACATCATGCAGCATGCTCCGTTCATCTTTTTCGTAATGTTAATCACAAATTCAAAAGCGGCGGTCTGGCTAACCTTGTCTCAAAAGCAGGGAGAGCATATACAGTTGGTGATTTCCGTTATTGGTGGAGGCAAATCGAGGAAACAAAACCAGAGTGTGCGGAGTATCTACTTAAGATTGGACTACCACATTGGACACTTTCACACTTCCCTGGCAACCGTTACAATTTGATGAGTAGCAACATCTCAGAGTCATTGAACACCGCAATGCAAAAGGCTGTTGATTATCCGATAGTGTCAATGGTAGAGTTAATAAGAGCAATGTTGATGAGGTGGTTTTGGTGTAGAAGGACATTCGCTGGGAAGACAAGGACAAGGTGTACACCAGAAATTGAAGAATTGTTGATTGACCATCTGAAGGAGTCACTCAATTGTGCGGTCAATGGAGCTACTGACTGGATTTACCAAGTGAACGACGGGATTGGGTGTGAGTTTACAGTTGACCTTGAGAAAAAACATGTACTTGCAGGGTTTTTGACGTACTTATGGTACCTTGCTGTCACGCTCTGGCTGCTGGTCGAATAA
- the LOC104748872 gene encoding G-type lectin S-receptor-like serine/threonine-protein kinase At2g19130, with translation MRGTRGYLAPEWISGVAITAKADVYSYGMMLFGLVSGRRNTEQSENENVRFFPSWAATILTKDGDIMSLLDPRLEGHDVVDTDELTRACRVACWCIQDEESHRPAMSQVVQILEGVLEVNVPPFPRSIQALVDTDEAVVFFTESSSSSSHNSSQKHSHSSSSTSSKKTTNENSSA, from the coding sequence ATGAGAGGTACAAGAGGCTATCTTGCACCAGAATGGATCTCGGGAGTTGCGATAACAGCGAAAGCCGATGTTTACAGCTACGGGATGATGCTATTCGGGCTTGTTTCCGGGAGGAGAAACACGGAGCAATCAGAGAACGAGAATGTGAGATTCTTTCCGAGTTGGGCAGCGACTATACTTACCAAAGATGGAGACATCATGTCGCTGCTTGACCCTAGACTAGAGGGTCATGATGTCGTGGATACAGATGAGCTCACGAGAGCTTGTAGAGTGGCGTGTTGGTGCATACAAGACGAAGAGAGTCATAGGCCAGCGATGAGCCAAGTTGTTCAGATTCTTGAAGGTGTCTTGGAAGTGAATGTGCCGCCTTTTCCAAGATCAATTCAAGCTTTAGTCGATACAGATGAAGCTGTGGTCTTCTTTACCGAGTCATCGTCTTCGTCAAGTCATAATTCTTCACAGAAACACAGCCATtcgtcttcttctacttcttccaaGAAAACGACCAACGAGAACTCTTCCGCTTag
- the LOC104747760 gene encoding uncharacterized protein LOC104747760: protein MQRSYSSGSGQICGMQGSSSSGSGQICGMQGSTSTDLLSQVKNQEGDWTPHSSSVSSYSRESASQQAENDTAMDLIAISHMAKMCSRTKEAEFREAIRLQFDSHQAMYNLETVLHGLAEDTLRIGVSGNGKDMPPSELHSESAIYTAAAHSLKPSYSVCRNAVRLVRSMLPLPHLKVGYLTAPPLGNSLAPHSDWKRTEFELNHERLLQVLKPEPSETGRNMSGKSEALKVNITEIVSVTPCADLTLVYPLVPVSAFIPFMAQFSWLQIHGRR from the exons ATGCAGAGATCTTATTCTAGTGGTTCTGGTCAGATTTGTGGGATGCAGGGATCTTCTTCTAGTGGTTCTGGTCAGATTTGTGGGATGCAGGGATCTACTTCTACTGATCTTCTCAGCCAAGTAAAAAACCAGGAAGGAGACTGGACTCCTCATAgttcttctgtttcttcctaTAG TCGAGAGAGTGCTTCTCAACAAGCGGAGAATGATACTGCAATGGATCTGATTGCAATCTCCCATATGGCAAAGATGTGCAGTCGCACAAAGGAGGCTGAG TTTAGGGAAGCAATCAGGTTGCAATTTGATTCCCATCAAGCCATGTACAACCTTGAAACTGTTCTG CATGGATTAGCCGAAGACACGCTTAGAATAGGGGTTTCAGGGAACGGCAAAGACATGCCTCCCAGTGAGTTACACAGCGAATCTGCCATCTACACTGCTGCAGCTCATTCGTTGAAGCCAAGTTATTCG GTTTGCCGCAATGCTGTGAGGCTCGTTCGTTCCATG CTACCTCTACCGCATCTTAAAGTTGGATATCTAACGGCACCACCATTGGGCAACTCACTCGCTCCTCACAGTGATTGGAAACGCACGGAGTTTGAACTCAATCACGAGAGGCTTCTACAG GTACTGAAACCTGAACCAAGTGAAACGGGGAGAAACATGTCAGGAAAGTCAGAGGCATTGAAAGTGAACATTACAGAGATCGTATCAGTGACCCCTTGTGCTGATCTCACTCTAGTCTACCCCCTGGTGCCGGTCTCTGCATTCATACCATTCATGGCCCAGTTTTCTTG GTTGCAGATTCATGGGAGGCGTTAG
- the LOC104748873 gene encoding THO complex subunit 6-like gives MYGDATNWNEDEYREAILKEREIQTRTVFRTAWAPPVPARIPNPDAFVVASSDGTLAFHSLNSLVSQSASFGYSKGQDVMVAEPERVVRAHDGPAYDVKFYGEDEDALLLSCGDDGRVRGWRWKEFAESEASLHLEENHAKPLIELTNPQHNLLIQILTGSEDGTARIWDCKTGKCIRVIGSQDKKSGLHISSIALDGSESWLVCGQGKSLALWNLPASECVSTISIPAHVQDVMFDEKQILTVGAEPLLRRFDLNGALLSQIHCAPCSVFSISMHPAGVVAVGGYGGLVDVISQFGSHLCTFRSSSL, from the exons atgtACGGAGACGCTACAAATTGGAATGAAGATGAGTATAGAGAAGCAATACTGAAGGAGCGAGAGATACAGACGCGTACAGTATTCAGAACCGCCTGGGCTCCTCCTGTTCCGGCGAGAATCCCTAATCCGGACGCCTTTGTCGTTGCTTCCAGCGATGGAACCTTAGCTTTTCATTCTCTGAACTCGCTTGTTTCTCAATCGGCGAGTTTTGGCTACTCGAAAGGTCAGGATGTTATGGTGGCTGAACCTGAGAGAGTGGTTAGGGCACACGATGGCCCTGCTTATGATGTCAAGTTCTACGGTGAAGACGAAGATGCTTTGCTCCTCAG TTGTGGTGATGATGGTAGAGTTCGAGGATGGAGATGGAAAGAATTTGCTGAATCAGAAGCATCACTTCATTTGGAAG AGAATCATGCGAAGCCATTGATTGAATTGACTAATCCACAACACAA TCTCTTGATCCAGATATTGACGGGTTCAGAGGATGGGACTGCAAGAATCTGGG ATTGCAAAACCGGGAAATGCATTAGAGTAATTGGTTCCCAGGATAAAAAGTCCGGCCTTCACATTAGTTCTATTGCCCTCGATGGAAGTGAAAGCTGGTTG GTTTGTGGACAGGGTAAAAGTTTAGCTTTATGGAATCTTCCTGCCTCAGAATGCGTATCAACGATATCCATCCCTGCACATGTACAGGATGTGATGTTTGATGAAAAGCAA ATTTTGACTGTAGGAGCAGAGCCACTTCTAAGGCGTTTTGACTTAAATGGAGCTTTGCTTTCTCAAATTCACTGTGCTCCTTGTTCAGTATTTTCCATTTCCATGCATCCAGCAGGG GTAGTTGCTGTGGGAGGTTATGGAGGTCTTGTTGATGTCATCTCTCAATTTGGAAGTCATCTCTGCACATTCCGTAGCAGCTCATTGTAA
- the LOC104748874 gene encoding UPF0725 protein At4g11700-like, whose amino-acid sequence MNGNRWGGSVSDIKLLSDFLPDLPPVNPFQDDTSDRFYVLKKSEVKKNDWIRLYLELAVATTNRTHSKFGMANLKILRVAMETPREHVLPITEGLGAYDAIFYIRYTDSCKARAGDDVDRVAVVRRILDDHTEVFRLVGRTHSIRLLGNGESQKTAVHGSEDIEIPQDNQT is encoded by the exons ATGAATGGCAACAGATGGGGTGGAAGCGTCTCAGATATAAAGCTTCTCTCAGATTTCTTACCTGACTTGCCGCCAGTGAATCCTTTCCAAGATGATACTTCAGACCGGTTTTACGTG CTGAAAAAATCAGAGGTGAAGAAAAATGACTGGATTCGTCTGTATTTGGAACTCGCAGTTGCCACAACTAATAGGACCCATAGCAAATTTGGTATGGCCAATTTGAAGATTCTTAGAGTGGCTATGGAAACTCCACGAGAACATGTGTTGCCCATTACCGAGGGACTTGGCGCCTATGATGCTATTTTCTACATTAGGTACACAGACTCATGCAAGGCTCGGGCTGGCGACGATGTTGATCGTGTTGCTGTTGTCAGAAGAATCTTGGATGACCATACGGAAGTCTTTAGACTCGTGGGTCGCACTCACAGCATCAGATTATTAGGGAACGGGGAATCCCAGAAGACAGCTGTGCATGGCTCGGAGGACATAGAGATTCCACAGGACAATCAGACATGA